The genomic region GCTCCCCGGGCACCGCCGAGCAGTCCGGTTCCTCCACCAGGATCCTCTTGATGACGGCGGTCTGGGTTCGGCCAGAGAACGCGTGCCGCCCGCTCGCCGCGTAGACCATGACCGCGCCCCAGGCGAACACGTCCACTGCGGTCGTCAGGTGGAGGGAGTCGTCCAGCCGTTCCGGCGCCATGTAGTGCAGCGTCCCGATCCGCGAGGTGGCGGTGAAGACCGCCGTCTCCTCGAAGGCGCGCGCGATCCCGAAGTCGATCACCCGCGGCCCGTCCGGCGCCATCATGATGTTCTCCGGTTTGAGGTCCCGGTGTGCGACCCCGGCCCGGTGGATCGCGGTCAGCGCGGTCGCGGTGGAGATGGCCAGGCGTTGCAGGTCGGCGCCGCGCCGCGGCCCCTCCGCCTCGATCTCCGCCATGAGCGTGCGGCCCTCGATGTACTCGCTGGCGATCCAGGGCCGGTCCGCGTGCGGGTCGGCGTCCAGGACCTGGGCCACGCAGAACGGGCTGATCCTCCGTGCCGCCTCCACCTCCCGTGCGAACATCTCGGCGAAGCGCGGGTCCACGCCCGGGCCGGTGTGCAGCAGTTTCACCGCCGCCCTGCTGCCGTCGGCGGCCTCGCCCAGGTGAACGGAACCGAACCCGCCCCGACCCAGCTCCCGGACCAGCCGGTATCCGCCGACCTCGTCGAACCCCGCGTCCATGCTTCCCCTTCCGGGCCCCTGGACAGCCACGCCACCGGCCCGCGATCAGGGGGGCGACCGCCAGAAAGTAAGAATTTCTAGAAAAAATATCTAGTTCTACTCTAGACTGACCAACGGGACGGCACCGCGGCGGCCTCGTGCCGCAGCGGTGGACGACACGGGCCGGGTCATGAGGGCCCGGCCCGTGTGCGTGCACGAGTACGCGAGGTGCGGAGTGCGGTGCGCTACTCCGGCAGCAGGGACCGCCAGATCCGGTCCGGCAGCGCACGCGCGGCCTGGGCGAGGTCGACGTTGTGGGGACTGGCCAGCCAGTGCCGCGCGATCGCGACCACCGGGCCCATGGCCAGCGCCTCGATGACCGGCCCGGGCAGGGGCGCAATCTCGCCGGCCTCGACGCGTCGGCCCACCCATGCCGAGATGCCTCCCAGCATGTCCGCCCGGATCTGGTCCGTGTGGGCCTCGATGAGGCCGGCCGAGACCGCCGAGTGCAGGAAGAGCGCCACGTCCGGGTTCTCCTCGATGAAGCGGAGATAGGCGACCACGAGCGCGCGGATGCCGCCGCGGGCCGTGCGGGTGGGGGTCACGGCCGCGCCCAGCGCGTCGAAGAGTTCTTCCGTGCACCTGAGGCACAGTGCGACGGTGAAGCCGTCGAAGCTGCCGAAGTGGTGGTAGAGGCTGCCGAGGCTGACGCCGCTCGCCGCGCTGACCGCGTTCACCGTGAAGCCCCGCTCGCCCTGGGAGGCGTAGACCTGGATGGCGGCGGTGAACAACCGCTCGACGGTGGCCTCGCCCCGCTTCTGTTTAGGAGGCATCGCGTGCGTTCGTCGGCGTCATACCGGCCAGGATAGGCGTTCGGACGCGCGTCTCCCGGCGGCGTCAGGTGCGGCTTCGCGCCTCGGCCGGCCCGGCCACCTCGCCTGCCTCACCCGGCGTGGCCAACTCACCCGGCCCGACGCCCTCACCCGGCTCCGCAACTTCGCCCGGCCCGGCCACCTCGCCTGCCTCACCCGGCGCGACCCGCTCGCCCGACTCGGGGGACTCGGTCCTCTGACCGGCGGTGTCCAGGCGGACCTTCCTCAGCAGCCACAGCACCCCCAGGCCCACCGGGAACATCAGCGCCGCCGCGAAGCCGTAGCCCGTCTGGACGGCCGTCGTGTACGCCGCGTTCGCCGCGTCCACCAGCGCGGCCCCCGCGGGTCCCGGCACGTCCCCGGCCGCGGCGGCGGCCCCGCCGATGCTCTCCCCCGCCGCCTCGCGCACGGCGCCCGGCACCTCCGGCGGCAGCTCCGCGCCGTCCAGTCCCCAGCGGTAGACGACCGCGGCCAGGCTGCCCAGGAACGCCAGGCTGAGCGCGTTGCCGAACCCGCCCGCCACGTCCCCCATCGCCGTGGCCGAACCCGTCCTGTGCAGCGGCGCCGAGACGACGATGAGGTTGTAGCCCAGGGTGAACAGCGGCCCGAGCGAGAACGCCAGCAGCATCGCGGCGAGGACGATCGCGACCGTCTCCCGCTGCCCCACCGCCCGCACCATGGCGGCCGCGGCCGCCGAGGCGGTGATCAGTCCGCCTCCCATGATGACCGACGGTCGCACCCAGCGGTCGAGCACGGGCGGCAGCATGCCCCCGACGATCGAGACCACGGCCGGAGCGACCAGCAGCAGGCCCGCGCGTCCCGGCGACAGCCCCAGGACCGACTGCAGGTACTGCGCGAGCAGCATGTCCACGCCGCCCACGGCCAACAGCATCAGCAGCATGGCGCCGAGGGCCACCGAGAACGCCGGCGCCGCGAACAGCCGGATGTCCAGCAGCGGGTCGGGCAGGCGCAGCTGGCGGCGCACGAACACCGTGCCGAGCACGAGGCCCGCCACCACTGCCGCCGCGTAGGGCCACAGCGGCCCGCCGGCCGCGGACGCCTGCCGGTCGGCGATCTCCTGCAGGCCGAAGATCACCGAGATGATCGCCGCCAGCGACAGCGCGACGCTCGCCAGGTCGATCCGTCCTTCCCCGCGCCTCCCCGGCATCCGGGGCAGCAGCGGCACGCCCAGCAGCAGCACGGCCGCCACGGGCACGTTCACCAGGAAGACCGAGCCCCACCAGAAGTACTCCAGGAGCACCCCGCCCAGCGGCGGCCCCACCGCCATCCCCGCGGAGAACGCGCTCATGACGACCGCGACGGCCACGGAGAACTGGCGGGAGTCGGTGAACATCACGCGCAGCAGCGAGGTGATGCTCGGCATGAGCGAGGCGGCCGCCACCCCCATCACCGCCCGCGTGGCGATCAGCACCGCCGGGTCGGGCGCGAACGCGGCCGCCAGCGAGGCCAGCCCGTACACCGACACCGCGATGACCAGCAGACGCCGGCGACCGATCCGCCCGCCGATCCAGCCCATGGTCAGGACCATGCCCACGGCGAGGAACTCGCCCAGGTGCAGGGTCCACAGCAGCTGGGTGCTGCTCGGGGCCAGATCGGCGGCGATGGAGGGCAGGGCGAGGAACAGCACGGTCATGTCGGTCGCGACCATGAGCAGGGGCAGGGTCAGCACGGCCAGCCCCGCCCATTCCCGCCACGTCGCGCGCCGGGGGGTGTCGGTGTCCACTCGCGTCTCCGCTTCCTCGCATCCGTCGACGCCCCCTCGGATCCCGGCCCGGGTGCCCGGTCGCCGGCCGGGGAAACGTCCCGTCGTCCCCCACGACGCTAGAACCTCAACCATTGTTGAAGTAAAGCGGGCGATCACGCGATGTGACTCATAACACACCTCGCGACCAAGGGTCCAGGTGAGGGACACACGGGGCCTCTGTTACTGGTGGTACAAGTGCACAATCCCGATGACGACTGAACTCCCGTGTACTAAGGTCTGCCTATATGGCGCGTTCAGTGGTCGGTCCCCCACCAGACACCCTCGCCCGGGACGACGACACGGAACTCTCCCGAGCGCTATCCGCGCTGCTGGGAACCCGTGTGGCACCCCGCGCGTTCACTCTCCCGGACGGAACCCGGGTCGGAGTCGACTTCGCGGACGAGGGCCACCCCACGGTCCTCGGCCAGTGCGCGCCTCTGCGGGGACCGGTGAAGTCGGTCCAGCGCAACAAGCTCATCGCCGACGCGTTCAAGCTCGTCTGGTTGCGCGACACCCACTTCCCCGATGCCCGCGTCGTCCTGGCCATGGGCGAACAGCTCTCCCGGCACCTGGCCCGCGGCTCCTGGCTGCGGTCGGCCTTCGCCACACACGGGATCGCCGTCGTCCTGGTCGACG from Nocardiopsis aegyptia harbors:
- a CDS encoding TetR/AcrR family transcriptional regulator, producing the protein MPPKQKRGEATVERLFTAAIQVYASQGERGFTVNAVSAASGVSLGSLYHHFGSFDGFTVALCLRCTEELFDALGAAVTPTRTARGGIRALVVAYLRFIEENPDVALFLHSAVSAGLIEAHTDQIRADMLGGISAWVGRRVEAGEIAPLPGPVIEALAMGPVVAIARHWLASPHNVDLAQAARALPDRIWRSLLPE
- a CDS encoding MFS transporter, whose translation is MDTDTPRRATWREWAGLAVLTLPLLMVATDMTVLFLALPSIAADLAPSSTQLLWTLHLGEFLAVGMVLTMGWIGGRIGRRRLLVIAVSVYGLASLAAAFAPDPAVLIATRAVMGVAAASLMPSITSLLRVMFTDSRQFSVAVAVVMSAFSAGMAVGPPLGGVLLEYFWWGSVFLVNVPVAAVLLLGVPLLPRMPGRRGEGRIDLASVALSLAAIISVIFGLQEIADRQASAAGGPLWPYAAAVVAGLVLGTVFVRRQLRLPDPLLDIRLFAAPAFSVALGAMLLMLLAVGGVDMLLAQYLQSVLGLSPGRAGLLLVAPAVVSIVGGMLPPVLDRWVRPSVIMGGGLITASAAAAAMVRAVGQRETVAIVLAAMLLAFSLGPLFTLGYNLIVVSAPLHRTGSATAMGDVAGGFGNALSLAFLGSLAAVVYRWGLDGAELPPEVPGAVREAAGESIGGAAAAAGDVPGPAGAALVDAANAAYTTAVQTGYGFAAALMFPVGLGVLWLLRKVRLDTAGQRTESPESGERVAPGEAGEVAGPGEVAEPGEGVGPGELATPGEAGEVAGPAEARSRT